A window of Kribbella amoyensis contains these coding sequences:
- a CDS encoding LacI family DNA-binding transcriptional regulator — protein sequence MNGRPAPRQSDVARLAGVSQSAVSRVISGEVDRIPPETRQRVLDAVKELGYVPNAAARNLRNKRNRLLGVHTFEAVFPHARENFYFDFLLGIEERAEEVGYDLVLFTSTGTSDGRRRIYRDGTNRLNLADGSVLLGVATDREELARLWHDGYLFVHIGRREVPGAEIPCIVPDYQSAAARIVESLADRGHRHLAYLREGIEQESYADRRTGYRAAVERLGLQDRSPGYRGEPWLTEEWLDELVRGPETAVVAESVRLAEDLRRGLAERGLEIPQDLSIAVLEGSGDEPGHRWDCLVIPRRQIGRIAIDALVARVENPDEPPTSQLVACDLVAGETVAAPRR from the coding sequence ATGAACGGCCGACCCGCACCACGGCAGTCCGACGTCGCCCGGCTCGCCGGGGTGTCGCAGTCGGCGGTGTCCCGGGTGATCAGCGGCGAGGTCGACCGGATCCCGCCGGAGACCCGGCAACGCGTGCTCGACGCCGTCAAGGAGCTCGGCTACGTGCCGAACGCGGCCGCGCGGAACCTACGGAACAAGCGCAACCGGCTGCTCGGCGTCCACACGTTCGAGGCGGTCTTTCCGCACGCGCGGGAGAACTTCTACTTCGACTTCCTGCTCGGCATCGAGGAACGTGCCGAGGAGGTCGGGTACGACCTGGTGCTGTTCACCTCGACCGGGACGAGCGACGGGCGGCGCCGGATCTACCGGGACGGCACGAACCGGCTCAACCTCGCCGACGGCAGCGTCCTGCTCGGTGTCGCGACCGACCGCGAGGAGCTGGCCCGGCTCTGGCACGACGGCTACCTGTTCGTCCACATCGGCCGGCGCGAGGTACCGGGCGCGGAGATCCCGTGCATCGTGCCCGACTACCAGAGTGCGGCCGCACGGATCGTGGAGTCCCTGGCGGACCGCGGTCACCGGCACCTGGCGTACCTGCGCGAGGGGATCGAGCAGGAGTCGTACGCCGACCGTCGGACCGGGTACCGCGCGGCCGTCGAGCGCCTCGGCCTGCAGGACCGGTCACCCGGGTACCGGGGCGAGCCGTGGCTGACCGAGGAGTGGCTGGACGAGCTGGTCCGCGGACCTGAGACGGCCGTGGTCGCCGAGAGCGTGCGGCTCGCCGAGGATCTGCGCCGCGGGCTGGCCGAGCGCGGACTGGAGATTCCGCAGGACCTGTCCATCGCGGTGCTGGAGGGGTCCGGCGACGAGCCCGGGCACCGCTGGGACTGCCTGGTGATCCCACGCCGGCAGATCGGCCGGATCGCGATCGACGCCCTGGTCGCCCGGGTGGAGAACCCGGACGAACCGCCCACGAGCCAACTGGTGGCCTGCGACCTGGTGGCCGGCGAGACCGTCGCCGCGCCGCGTCGCTGA
- a CDS encoding ABC transporter ATP-binding protein: MSQPVLEARAVSKHFPVRTGTGRTAVVRAVEDADLVLRPGRIVALVGESGSGKTTLARLLARFYPPTTGEIRLRGEPVQGKDRAYYRDVQLIFQDPFGSLNPLHRVRYNLDRALRLHHGIRAKAERERRMVELLERVSLTPAEQYLDKFPHELSGGQRQRVVIARALAVEPKVLLGDEPISMLDVSIRLEMLNLLDKLRTEDGLALLYITHDIASARYLCDDIVVMYAGRMVEGGPKEDVIAAPQHPYTKLLIESSPDPERGLDDRDALFDEAADDLGEPPSLIDPPAGCQFHPRCPFALDVCRTEVPPRTELPNGQWTHCWLHQEGRAGDLTAAGAARSTEKENS; encoded by the coding sequence ATGAGCCAACCCGTCCTGGAGGCCCGCGCGGTCTCGAAGCACTTCCCGGTCCGGACCGGGACCGGGCGGACCGCGGTGGTCCGGGCGGTCGAGGACGCGGATCTCGTCCTGCGACCCGGCCGGATCGTCGCGCTCGTCGGCGAGAGCGGCAGCGGCAAGACCACACTGGCCCGGCTGCTGGCCCGGTTCTACCCGCCGACGACCGGTGAGATCCGGCTCCGGGGCGAGCCGGTACAGGGCAAGGACCGGGCGTACTACCGGGACGTCCAGCTGATCTTCCAGGACCCGTTCGGCTCGCTGAATCCGCTCCACCGGGTGCGGTACAACCTCGATCGCGCGCTCCGGCTGCACCACGGGATCCGGGCCAAGGCCGAGCGGGAACGCCGGATGGTGGAGCTGCTCGAACGTGTCAGCCTCACCCCGGCCGAGCAGTACCTGGACAAGTTCCCGCACGAGCTGTCCGGCGGGCAACGGCAGCGCGTCGTGATCGCCCGGGCGCTCGCCGTCGAGCCGAAGGTGCTGCTCGGCGACGAACCGATCTCGATGCTCGACGTGTCGATCCGGCTGGAAATGCTCAACCTGCTCGACAAGCTCCGCACCGAGGACGGGCTGGCGCTGCTCTACATCACCCACGACATCGCCAGCGCGCGGTACCTGTGCGACGACATCGTGGTGATGTACGCCGGCCGGATGGTCGAAGGTGGTCCCAAGGAGGACGTGATCGCGGCGCCGCAGCACCCGTACACGAAGCTGCTGATCGAGTCCTCGCCCGATCCGGAGCGCGGTCTGGACGACCGGGACGCGTTGTTCGACGAAGCGGCCGACGACCTGGGCGAGCCGCCGAGCCTGATCGACCCGCCGGCCGGGTGCCAGTTCCACCCGCGCTGCCCGTTCGCGCTGGACGTCTGCCGGACCGAGGTCCCACCCCGGACCGAGCTGCCGAACGGTCAGTGGACACACTGCTGGCTCCACCAGGAAGGCCGCGCCGGCGACCTCACCGCCGCAGGGGCTGCGCGGAGTACGGAGAAGGAGAACTCATGA
- a CDS encoding ABC transporter permease, which yields MRASRRWAFLVRRLGFYLAAAAAAVALNFLLPRLMPGDPSSAIVEELERVSGQQVPAETLMSIRAIFGNPSDNLAEQFVDYLRQLGHFDLGVSVVNFPVPVADLVWQALPWTLLLVGTTTVAAFAIGTLLGVVAGWKAGSRFDALLTPFTTFLSSVPYFWVALLALWVFGFVLGWTPLSGGYDADLPQGFSFAYAVSVLHHGALPAATIIISAFGGWLLGMRNMTVTTVREDYVLLAQAKGLSPGRVMLRYAARNAMLPSFTGFAMALGGVVGGALLTEIVFSYPGIGYLLYEALQKRDYPMMQGVFLLITLAVLLANLVADLAYVVLDPRIRARG from the coding sequence ATGAGAGCATCGCGGCGCTGGGCCTTCCTGGTCCGCCGGCTCGGGTTCTACCTGGCCGCGGCCGCGGCGGCGGTCGCGCTGAACTTCCTGCTGCCGCGACTGATGCCGGGCGACCCGTCGTCCGCGATCGTCGAGGAGCTGGAACGGGTCAGCGGCCAGCAGGTCCCGGCCGAGACGCTGATGTCGATCCGGGCGATCTTCGGCAACCCGTCGGACAACCTGGCCGAGCAGTTCGTCGACTACCTGCGCCAGCTCGGCCACTTCGACCTCGGCGTCTCGGTGGTGAACTTCCCCGTCCCGGTCGCCGATCTGGTCTGGCAGGCGCTGCCGTGGACCCTGCTCCTGGTCGGGACGACGACGGTCGCCGCGTTCGCGATCGGTACCTTGCTCGGCGTCGTCGCCGGGTGGAAGGCGGGCAGCCGGTTCGACGCGCTGCTCACCCCGTTCACCACGTTCCTGTCCTCGGTGCCGTACTTCTGGGTCGCCCTGCTCGCGCTGTGGGTGTTCGGCTTCGTCCTCGGCTGGACCCCGTTGTCCGGCGGATACGACGCGGATCTCCCGCAGGGCTTCAGTTTCGCGTACGCGGTCAGCGTGCTGCACCACGGTGCGTTGCCAGCGGCAACCATCATCATCTCGGCCTTCGGCGGCTGGCTGCTCGGGATGCGGAACATGACGGTGACGACGGTCCGCGAGGACTACGTCCTGCTCGCCCAGGCGAAGGGGCTGTCCCCGGGCCGGGTGATGCTCCGGTACGCCGCGCGGAACGCGATGCTGCCGAGCTTCACCGGGTTCGCGATGGCGCTCGGTGGCGTCGTGGGCGGGGCGTTGCTGACCGAGATCGTGTTCAGCTATCCCGGCATCGGCTACCTGCTCTACGAGGCGCTGCAGAAGCGGGACTACCCGATGATGCAGGGTGTCTTCCTGCTGATCACGCTGGCGGTCCTGCTGGCGAACCTGGTCGCCGACCTGGCGTACGTCGTGCTCGATCCGCGGATCAGGGCGAGGGGGTGA
- a CDS encoding ABC transporter substrate-binding protein: protein MHGKTDGGTTFVRNYNVLGPATDKAPNMELVYEPLLRIDYGDGAVVKPWLAESWTFGEGGKLLTVKLRDDVKFSDGKPFTVDDALYSLTLPLEKPDFSIAGITYKSVTKVDDRQLAIRFAEPAYATLTQFANILLPMVPKHVWSTQNLNTWTNPEPVGTGPFTLAEFKPQQITLKARDDYWGGKLPMSTYKIIPTSPDALKAQLLKGEVDWASNSWANGEKEYVAKDPDKHLYQLYSNGGAMSVLFNTAKAPFDDVHVRRALALTIDRTAVVTTLQRPGTEAGPTGLSDQLFADWLDPQYKGKVQKVDADAAKAELAAGGYTVEQGALVKDGKRYQPSILFNSDWSWGNYADILINTWKQTLGLEVKGAGQPSAGYYDKQNLGQFDLVAASTGGAGVYGVYNFLSSSYRQPLGKSATLNQGRWSDPQTDQVIAQMQRTDNVDQLKTLGKQLQQIVVDKVPFSPIYNNYYFVEINATRWTGWPTPENFDHIPFVGMGPDTILTLLKLQRRGN, encoded by the coding sequence GTGCATGGGAAGACGGACGGGGGTACGACGTTCGTCCGGAACTACAACGTGCTCGGGCCCGCCACCGACAAGGCACCGAACATGGAGCTCGTGTACGAGCCGTTGCTGCGGATCGACTACGGGGACGGGGCCGTGGTGAAGCCCTGGCTTGCGGAGAGCTGGACGTTCGGCGAGGGCGGCAAGCTGCTCACGGTGAAGCTTCGCGATGACGTGAAGTTCTCCGACGGCAAGCCCTTCACCGTCGACGACGCGCTGTACTCGCTCACGCTGCCGCTGGAGAAGCCGGACTTCAGCATCGCCGGGATCACCTACAAGTCGGTGACGAAGGTGGACGACCGGCAGCTCGCGATCCGGTTCGCCGAGCCGGCCTACGCGACGCTTACCCAGTTCGCGAACATCCTGCTGCCGATGGTGCCGAAACACGTCTGGTCGACCCAGAACCTCAACACCTGGACGAATCCCGAGCCGGTCGGGACCGGGCCGTTCACGCTGGCCGAGTTCAAGCCGCAGCAGATCACGTTGAAGGCGCGGGACGACTACTGGGGCGGCAAGCTGCCGATGAGTACGTACAAGATCATCCCGACCAGCCCGGACGCGCTGAAGGCCCAGCTGCTGAAGGGCGAGGTCGACTGGGCCTCGAACTCCTGGGCCAACGGCGAGAAGGAGTACGTCGCCAAGGACCCGGACAAGCACCTGTACCAGCTGTACTCCAACGGCGGCGCGATGTCGGTGCTGTTCAACACCGCGAAGGCTCCGTTCGACGATGTGCACGTCCGCCGGGCGCTCGCGTTGACGATCGACCGGACGGCCGTGGTCACCACCTTGCAGCGGCCCGGGACGGAAGCCGGTCCCACCGGTCTCTCGGACCAGTTGTTCGCGGACTGGCTGGACCCGCAGTACAAGGGCAAGGTGCAGAAGGTCGACGCGGACGCCGCGAAGGCCGAGCTCGCCGCCGGTGGGTACACGGTCGAGCAGGGCGCCCTGGTCAAGGACGGCAAGCGGTACCAGCCGTCGATCCTGTTCAACTCCGACTGGAGCTGGGGCAACTACGCCGACATCCTGATCAACACCTGGAAGCAGACCCTCGGGCTCGAGGTGAAGGGTGCGGGCCAGCCGAGCGCCGGGTACTACGACAAGCAGAACCTCGGCCAGTTCGACCTGGTCGCCGCGTCCACCGGCGGCGCGGGTGTGTACGGCGTGTACAACTTCCTCAGCAGCTCGTACCGCCAGCCGCTCGGCAAGTCGGCCACATTGAACCAGGGCCGCTGGTCCGACCCGCAGACCGACCAGGTGATCGCGCAGATGCAGCGCACCGACAACGTGGACCAGCTGAAGACGTTGGGCAAGCAACTGCAGCAGATCGTCGTGGACAAGGTGCCGTTCAGCCCGATCTACAACAACTACTACTTCGTCGAGATCAACGCGACCCGGTGGACCGGCTGGCCGACCCCGGAGAACTTCGACCACATCCCCTTCGTCGGGATGGGCCCGGACACGATCCTGACCCTGCTCAAGCTGCAACGCCGGGGGAACTGA
- the sppA gene encoding signal peptide peptidase SppA, protein MGTLLELDLTRGVLETPPGSPLAAFRARHLPTLRELVHALRKGAEDESVVGLVAHLGGPALSLAQTQELRAAVVAFRAASGKPTVAWTESFGEVGGGTVPYYLATAFEEIWVQPSGELGVTGVSVQATFLRGALDKAGVIPQFGKRREYKTAADTFTEKEMTGPGREMAARLAESAYEQIVEGIAEGRRLEQPRVRELVDSAPLSVEASQEAGLIDRIGYRSDVYDELHKRFGEDMRPLLAERYHRRGPRSVHEALDSLPWPQKPVVAVVRVSGGIVVGRNSGGGPVGGPRAGSDTITAALRTVAEDDKVKAVVLRVDSPGGSYAASDAIRHEVLRLRATGKPVIASMGSVAASGGYFVAMPADVVVAQPGTITGSIGVLSGKGVVRDALGRIGITSEAVSEGENARMYSAQEEFSTEQWERLEQTLDRIYADFVAKAAQDRGLPEDRLESLARGRVWTGADAHKHHLVDELGGFEQALQRACVRAGLDRENIAVTIAPHRTLVDRLRPPTTTDDLAVTTQPLTIDGLKHSLYTALGLPPTGALTMPLTWHLS, encoded by the coding sequence ATGGGGACACTGCTCGAACTGGATCTCACCCGGGGTGTGCTCGAGACGCCGCCCGGGTCACCGTTGGCCGCGTTCCGGGCGCGGCATCTGCCGACACTGCGTGAGCTGGTGCATGCGCTGCGCAAGGGTGCGGAGGACGAGTCCGTCGTCGGGCTGGTCGCGCATCTCGGCGGTCCCGCGCTGTCGCTGGCGCAGACTCAGGAACTGCGGGCGGCCGTCGTCGCGTTCCGCGCCGCCTCGGGCAAACCGACCGTGGCGTGGACCGAGTCGTTCGGCGAGGTCGGCGGCGGCACCGTGCCGTACTACCTGGCCACCGCGTTCGAGGAGATCTGGGTCCAGCCCTCGGGCGAGCTCGGGGTCACCGGGGTGTCGGTCCAGGCCACGTTCCTCCGTGGGGCGCTGGACAAGGCCGGCGTGATCCCGCAGTTCGGCAAGCGCCGGGAGTACAAGACGGCCGCGGACACCTTCACCGAGAAGGAGATGACCGGCCCCGGTCGCGAGATGGCGGCGCGGCTGGCCGAATCGGCGTACGAGCAGATCGTCGAGGGCATCGCCGAAGGCCGCCGGCTCGAGCAGCCGCGGGTCCGCGAGCTCGTCGACAGCGCGCCGTTGTCGGTCGAGGCGAGCCAGGAGGCCGGGCTGATCGACCGGATCGGCTACCGCTCCGACGTGTACGACGAGCTGCACAAACGCTTCGGCGAGGACATGCGGCCGTTGCTCGCCGAGCGGTATCACCGGCGCGGACCACGGTCCGTCCACGAGGCACTCGACAGCCTGCCCTGGCCGCAGAAGCCGGTGGTCGCGGTGGTCCGCGTGTCCGGCGGGATCGTGGTCGGCCGCAATTCCGGCGGCGGGCCGGTCGGTGGTCCGCGGGCCGGCTCCGACACGATCACGGCCGCCCTGCGCACCGTGGCCGAGGACGACAAGGTGAAAGCCGTCGTACTCCGCGTCGACAGCCCAGGTGGTTCGTACGCGGCCTCCGACGCGATCCGCCACGAGGTACTCCGGCTCCGTGCGACGGGGAAGCCCGTGATCGCGTCGATGGGCAGCGTCGCGGCGTCGGGTGGGTACTTCGTCGCCATGCCCGCGGACGTCGTGGTCGCGCAACCGGGGACGATCACCGGCTCGATCGGCGTACTGTCCGGCAAGGGCGTGGTCCGCGATGCGCTCGGCCGGATCGGTATCACCTCCGAGGCCGTGTCGGAAGGTGAGAACGCCAGGATGTACTCGGCCCAGGAGGAGTTCTCCACCGAGCAGTGGGAACGCCTCGAACAGACCCTTGACCGGATCTACGCGGACTTCGTCGCCAAGGCGGCCCAGGACCGCGGCCTCCCCGAAGACCGGCTCGAATCCCTGGCAAGAGGCCGCGTCTGGACCGGCGCCGACGCCCATAAACACCACCTGGTCGACGAACTCGGCGGCTTCGAACAAGCCCTGCAAAGAGCCTGCGTCCGAGCCGGCCTCGACCGCGAGAACATCGCCGTCACCATCGCCCCCCACCGCACCCTTGTCGACCGCCTCCGCCCACCCACCACCACCGACGACCTGGCCGTCACCACCCAACCCCTGACCATCGACGGCCTCAAACACTCCCTCTACACAGCCCTCGGCCTCCCACCCACCGGAGCCCTCACCATGCCCCTCACCTGGCACCTCAGCTGA
- a CDS encoding DUF2550 domain-containing protein yields MRTVLDVVGVCFLAAVLLIVLFAFRRRWLSRDGGTFDCSLQLAEKDHGRGWALGLARYVGDDLQWFRVFSLAWWPKLVVNRRQLESVTTRRPMGNEPLVTYAGHVIVDAELRDRTVHFAMTEEALTGVLAWMESAPPSSQTYH; encoded by the coding sequence ATGAGGACAGTCCTCGATGTGGTCGGGGTCTGTTTTCTTGCTGCCGTACTACTGATCGTTCTTTTCGCGTTCCGCCGTCGCTGGTTGTCCAGGGACGGCGGAACGTTCGATTGCAGCCTGCAACTCGCCGAGAAGGATCACGGCCGCGGCTGGGCGCTCGGCCTGGCCCGCTACGTCGGCGACGACCTGCAGTGGTTCCGGGTCTTCAGCCTGGCCTGGTGGCCGAAGCTGGTGGTCAACCGCCGGCAGCTGGAGAGCGTCACCACCCGTCGCCCGATGGGCAACGAGCCCCTGGTCACGTACGCGGGCCACGTCATCGTCGACGCCGAGCTGCGGGACCGGACGGTGCACTTCGCGATGACTGAGGAGGCCCTCACCGGCGTCCTCGCCTGGATGGAATCGGCCCCACCCAGCAGCCAGACGTACCACTGA
- a CDS encoding ABC transporter permease: MRASLLTSWKVRFGLGVLGLFVLLAIFGPWINRVLLGVDPRANDIGAIASPPSTAHLLGTTQFGQDVLAQTIAGARGSMLVGVLAAGIGTLIAIAVGVPAGYFGGSVDNALNFLTNLFLVMPVLPLILIVAGYVQGTGMWVIALIIGLFGWSGGARTLRAQALSLSSRDFVLAMRMLGEPHRRLIFCEVLPHLSGWISAMFLHGMIGGVLAEAGLAFLGISDSGSISWGTMIQSAQQQSAVLRGFWWWFVPPGLCIALIGTAATLVNFGVDELSNPKLRLARRSVVARTRRAPRPATAGGETR, encoded by the coding sequence ATGCGTGCCAGTCTGCTGACCAGCTGGAAGGTCCGGTTTGGTCTCGGTGTGCTCGGGTTGTTCGTCCTGCTCGCGATCTTCGGCCCGTGGATCAACCGGGTCCTGCTCGGCGTGGATCCACGCGCGAACGACATCGGCGCGATCGCGTCACCGCCCAGTACGGCGCATCTGCTCGGCACCACCCAGTTCGGCCAGGACGTGCTCGCGCAGACCATCGCCGGGGCCCGCGGGTCGATGCTGGTGGGGGTCCTGGCGGCCGGGATCGGCACCCTGATCGCGATCGCGGTCGGCGTCCCGGCGGGGTACTTCGGTGGCTCGGTCGACAATGCGCTGAACTTCCTCACCAACCTGTTCCTGGTGATGCCGGTCCTCCCGCTGATCCTGATCGTGGCCGGGTACGTGCAGGGCACGGGGATGTGGGTGATCGCGTTGATCATCGGCCTGTTCGGCTGGTCCGGCGGGGCCCGGACCCTGCGGGCGCAGGCGTTGAGTTTGAGCAGCCGCGACTTCGTCCTGGCGATGCGGATGCTTGGCGAACCCCATCGCCGGCTGATCTTCTGCGAGGTGCTCCCGCATCTGTCCGGCTGGATCTCGGCGATGTTCCTGCACGGCATGATCGGCGGCGTGCTGGCCGAGGCCGGGCTCGCGTTCCTCGGCATCTCGGACTCCGGCTCGATCAGCTGGGGCACGATGATCCAGTCCGCCCAGCAACAGAGCGCCGTACTCCGGGGCTTCTGGTGGTGGTTCGTCCCACCCGGGCTGTGCATCGCGTTGATAGGCACGGCCGCGACGCTGGTCAACTTCGGCGTCGACGAACTGTCCAACCCCAAACTGCGGCTGGCCCGTCGCTCGGTCGTCGCCCGTACCCGCCGCGCGCCGCGCCCCGCCACCGCCGGAGGTGAGACCCGATGA
- a CDS encoding ABC transporter ATP-binding protein gives MITDSALAPVSSATGAGTTVLDVRGLTVDYVTGDAPVRACDDVSFTLRRGEILGVAGESGSGKSTLITALTRLQRPPAVTTEGSIEFHPKNGAEPIDLVGLTPAELRSLRWTSLAIVLQSAMDALNPVMRVGAQFVDALRSHDKRLGRKEAWAKAAELLGMVGISADRVRSYPHELSGGMRQRASIALALACGPELVVMDEPTTAVDVVMQRQILAQVLRLRRELGFSVVFVTHDLSLLLELADRIAIMYAGRIVEIGTSAALYADPLHPYTRGLRDSFPPLRSPLRKLTGIPGTPPDLRNPPPGCPFHPRCADRFEGCDQEQPTLLTIAGHAVACRLHPSGDDRP, from the coding sequence ATGATCACCGACTCCGCCCTTGCCCCAGTCAGTTCGGCTACCGGCGCCGGTACGACGGTCCTGGATGTCCGCGGATTGACGGTCGACTACGTGACCGGTGATGCGCCGGTGCGAGCGTGCGACGACGTTTCGTTCACGCTGCGCCGCGGCGAGATCCTCGGAGTCGCGGGGGAGTCCGGTTCGGGCAAGTCGACCCTGATCACCGCGCTGACCCGGTTGCAGCGGCCGCCCGCGGTGACCACCGAAGGCAGCATCGAGTTCCACCCGAAGAACGGCGCCGAACCGATCGACCTGGTCGGCCTGACCCCGGCCGAGCTGCGCTCGTTGCGCTGGACCTCGCTCGCGATCGTCCTGCAGAGCGCTATGGACGCGCTGAACCCGGTCATGCGGGTCGGGGCGCAGTTCGTCGACGCGCTGCGCTCCCACGACAAGCGCCTGGGTCGCAAGGAGGCATGGGCCAAGGCGGCCGAGTTGCTGGGGATGGTCGGCATCTCCGCGGACCGGGTCCGCAGCTATCCCCACGAGTTGTCCGGCGGGATGCGGCAGCGGGCGAGTATCGCGCTCGCGCTCGCCTGCGGTCCTGAGCTGGTGGTGATGGACGAACCGACCACCGCTGTCGACGTGGTGATGCAGCGGCAGATCCTCGCCCAGGTCCTGCGGTTGCGGCGCGAGCTGGGATTCTCGGTCGTCTTCGTCACGCACGACCTCTCGCTGCTGCTCGAACTCGCCGACCGGATCGCGATCATGTACGCGGGCCGCATCGTCGAGATCGGGACCTCGGCCGCGTTGTACGCCGACCCGCTGCACCCGTACACCCGCGGTCTGCGGGACTCGTTCCCGCCACTGCGCTCGCCGTTGCGCAAGCTGACCGGCATCCCGGGAACGCCACCGGACCTGCGCAACCCACCACCGGGCTGCCCGTTCCATCCGCGCTGCGCCGACCGGTTCGAGGGCTGTGATCAGGAGCAACCAACGCTGCTCACGATCGCCGGTCACGCCGTGGCCTGCCGGCTCCACCCGTCGGGAGATGATCGACCATGA